The Micromonospora sp. M71_S20 genome window below encodes:
- a CDS encoding class F sortase, translating to MAGSQRRTRRSDPGRVRATTRRALRASRRAAAATARRLRRVAGEAVSASVATTDPTAGPLPARPRYRRIPAGRGRWAAGRGPGLPVLVIGTLMALIITMLGVERIAGVSVLPERFLAGLRPAPKKFPVLPASRPVGIEIDPIDVRAPVHGVGIAPDGSIAVPDAARAQEAGWYDQGPTPGQYGPSVIVGHVDTSTGPAVFHKLRDLQDGDRIEVARQDRSVAVFEVDSVERFDKDRLPVDEVFGDFSRPRLRLITCGGRWVGGETGYADNVVVFASLVRARTT from the coding sequence ATGGCCGGCTCCCAGAGGCGTACCAGGCGATCGGATCCGGGCCGGGTCCGGGCGACCACCCGGCGGGCGCTGCGGGCGTCCCGCCGGGCGGCGGCCGCGACCGCCCGTCGGCTGCGCCGGGTGGCCGGGGAGGCGGTGTCGGCGAGCGTCGCCACCACCGATCCGACCGCCGGCCCGCTGCCCGCCCGACCCCGGTACCGCCGGATCCCGGCCGGCCGCGGCCGGTGGGCCGCCGGCCGGGGGCCCGGCCTGCCGGTCCTTGTGATCGGGACGCTGATGGCGCTGATCATCACGATGCTCGGCGTGGAGCGGATCGCCGGCGTGAGCGTGCTGCCGGAGCGGTTCCTCGCGGGGCTGCGACCCGCGCCGAAGAAGTTCCCGGTGCTGCCCGCGAGCCGGCCCGTCGGCATCGAGATCGACCCGATCGACGTCCGGGCGCCCGTGCACGGCGTCGGCATCGCCCCGGACGGCAGCATCGCGGTGCCGGACGCCGCCCGCGCCCAGGAGGCCGGCTGGTACGACCAGGGCCCGACCCCCGGGCAGTACGGCCCCTCGGTGATCGTCGGGCACGTCGACACCAGCACCGGGCCGGCGGTCTTCCACAAGCTGCGGGACCTGCAGGACGGAGACCGGATCGAGGTCGCCCGGCAGGACCGGTCGGTGGCCGTCTTCGAGGTGGACTCCGTCGAGCGCTTCGACAAGGACCGGCTGCCGGTGGACGAGGTCTTCGGGGACTTCAGCCGCCCCCGGCTGCGCCTGATCACCTGCGGCGGGCGCTGGGTGGGCGGGGAGACCGGGTACGCCGACAACGTGGTGGTGTTCGCGTCGCTGGTCCGGGCCCGCACGACGTGA
- a CDS encoding HNH endonuclease, translated as MPDIRPTVGSGALVLNATYEPLCVVSVRRAAILVLSAKAVCVADGDGILHSARDALPVPSVVRLTRFVRVPYRAHVGLSRRGIFARDGWRCAYCRGPAETIDHVFPRSRGGRHAWENVVAACARCNHTKGDKTPAELGWRLHALPAAPKGTAWRVLGHRAPDPRWADWLDLRESEAA; from the coding sequence ATGCCTGACATACGACCCACGGTGGGCTCCGGTGCGCTGGTCCTCAACGCCACCTACGAGCCGCTGTGCGTCGTGTCGGTGCGTCGTGCCGCCATTCTCGTGCTCTCCGCCAAGGCGGTCTGCGTCGCCGACGGCGACGGCATCCTGCACAGCGCCCGCGACGCGCTGCCGGTGCCGTCGGTCGTCCGGCTCACCCGCTTCGTACGGGTGCCCTACCGCGCCCACGTCGGGCTCTCCCGCCGCGGCATCTTCGCCCGGGACGGCTGGCGTTGCGCCTACTGCCGGGGCCCCGCCGAGACCATCGACCACGTCTTCCCGCGCAGCCGGGGCGGCCGGCACGCCTGGGAGAACGTCGTGGCGGCCTGCGCCCGGTGCAACCACACCAAAGGCGACAAGACGCCGGCCGAGCTGGGCTGGCGGCTGCACGCGCTGCCGGCGGCCCCGAAGGGCACCGCCTGGCGGGTGCTCGGCCACCGGGCGCCGGATCCCCGCTGGGCCGACTGGCTCGACCTGCGCGAGTCCGAGGCGGCCTGA
- a CDS encoding mechanosensitive ion channel family protein: protein MTVVSLTPPALPAVEAPDPAPSPTCLDDALCKSVYDMTGSVWFAEGSYWILLKPLRIALILLLAVAARWLVHRTIRRLVRTTTDAGVPTMLRPLRERIPTASVEPGEFVPERRRQRAEAIGSVLRSLSTAFIFGIALLMILKEFSFDLAPLLASAGIAGVALGFGAQSLVKDLIAGLFMLIEDQYGVGDTVDLGEATGVVESVGLRVTTVRDGRGVLWYIRNGEIVRVGNKSQGWALVVVDLPIGFAGTEEATAVLRTAAASVAIDPDLAPEIVEAPEVLGVEQMTVDGAVIRTVVKTTADGQFAVGRELRRRLAEALENSGITAKIAAARFYPGMPVRTPGETGQGGAT, encoded by the coding sequence GTGACCGTTGTCAGCCTGACGCCGCCCGCCCTGCCCGCCGTCGAGGCGCCGGACCCGGCTCCGTCGCCGACCTGCCTGGACGACGCCCTCTGCAAGAGCGTCTACGACATGACCGGCTCGGTGTGGTTCGCCGAGGGCAGCTACTGGATCCTGCTCAAGCCGCTGCGGATAGCGCTGATCCTGCTGCTGGCGGTCGCCGCCCGGTGGCTGGTGCACCGCACGATCCGCCGGCTGGTGCGCACCACCACCGACGCGGGCGTGCCGACCATGCTGCGCCCGCTGCGCGAGCGGATCCCCACCGCCTCCGTCGAGCCGGGCGAGTTCGTTCCGGAGCGCCGCCGGCAGCGGGCCGAGGCGATCGGTTCGGTGCTGCGCAGCCTGAGCACCGCGTTCATCTTCGGCATCGCGCTGTTGATGATCCTCAAGGAGTTCAGCTTCGACCTGGCCCCGCTGCTGGCCAGCGCCGGCATCGCGGGCGTGGCCCTCGGCTTCGGCGCGCAGAGCCTGGTCAAGGACCTGATCGCCGGCCTGTTCATGCTGATCGAGGACCAGTACGGCGTCGGCGACACCGTGGACCTCGGCGAGGCGACCGGCGTGGTGGAGTCGGTCGGGCTGCGGGTCACCACCGTCCGCGACGGGCGGGGTGTGCTCTGGTACATCCGCAACGGCGAGATCGTCCGGGTGGGCAACAAGAGCCAGGGTTGGGCCCTGGTGGTGGTCGACCTGCCGATCGGCTTCGCCGGCACGGAGGAGGCCACGGCCGTGCTGCGGACCGCCGCCGCCTCGGTGGCGATCGACCCCGACCTGGCGCCGGAGATCGTCGAGGCCCCGGAGGTGCTGGGCGTCGAGCAGATGACGGTCGACGGCGCGGTCATCCGTACGGTGGTCAAGACGACGGCGGACGGGCAGTTCGCCGTCGGCCGGGAGCTGCGTCGCCGGCTCGCCGAGGCGTTGGAGAACTCCGGCATCACCGCGAAGATCGCCGCCGCCCGGTTCTACCCGGGCATGCCGGTGCGCACCCCCGGCGAGACCGGGCAGGGTGGCGCCACCTGA
- a CDS encoding MFS transporter, translating into MEATVPDERPSPEGPATFREVFANREYGAVFTASALSWIGDYIAKAAVTLLVYEETRSVALSAAAFAVSYLPWLVGGPLLATLAERHRYRQVMVVCDLVRMVLMVCIAIPGMPVPMILALLFATTLANPPSQAAKSALIPLILTGDRLVVGLSMISSVGQAAQVVGYLAGAAIAAFNPTTALLVNAATFALSAALVRFGVADRPTAMTAAHRSHLLRETAQGFQIVFGTPVLRAIAVLVFAAMLFSVVPEGLAAAWASEHAGQLDAGAAQAIIMAANPVGFILGGLIVSRAFGPDRRLSLMRPLAVLSPLALVPALLDPPPLVVALLAAACGFAVAGMLPVANGLFVRALPDGFRARAFGVMATGVQVIQGLAVLVTGLLAERYSIPLVVGVWSAVGVLLMTLAALRWPSRSAIDAAIEAAQQAGGAAQQAGAVAPRQADGATGPATPAGAQERSGGPADRWAVAPAKRDSGGTR; encoded by the coding sequence ATGGAGGCGACGGTGCCTGACGAGCGACCCTCCCCGGAAGGGCCGGCAACCTTCCGCGAGGTGTTCGCCAATCGCGAATACGGCGCCGTCTTCACGGCGAGCGCGCTCTCCTGGATCGGCGACTACATCGCCAAGGCCGCGGTCACCCTGCTGGTCTACGAGGAGACCCGGTCGGTCGCGCTCTCGGCCGCCGCCTTCGCGGTGAGCTACCTGCCCTGGCTCGTCGGCGGCCCCCTGCTCGCCACGCTCGCGGAACGGCACCGCTACCGGCAGGTCATGGTGGTCTGCGACCTCGTCCGGATGGTGCTGATGGTGTGCATCGCCATCCCCGGCATGCCGGTCCCGATGATCCTGGCCCTGCTCTTCGCCACCACGCTGGCCAATCCACCGAGCCAGGCCGCCAAGTCGGCGCTGATCCCCCTGATCCTCACCGGGGACCGCCTGGTGGTCGGGCTGTCGATGATCAGCAGCGTCGGCCAGGCCGCCCAGGTCGTCGGCTACCTGGCGGGCGCGGCCATCGCCGCGTTCAACCCGACCACCGCGCTCCTGGTGAACGCGGCGACCTTCGCCCTGTCGGCCGCGCTGGTCCGCTTCGGCGTGGCCGACCGACCGACGGCGATGACCGCCGCGCACCGCAGCCACCTGCTGCGGGAGACCGCGCAGGGCTTCCAGATCGTGTTCGGCACACCGGTGCTGCGGGCCATCGCCGTGCTGGTCTTCGCCGCCATGCTCTTCTCCGTGGTGCCGGAGGGCCTCGCCGCCGCCTGGGCGAGCGAGCACGCCGGCCAGCTGGACGCCGGCGCCGCCCAGGCGATCATCATGGCGGCGAACCCCGTCGGCTTCATCCTCGGCGGCCTCATCGTCAGCCGGGCATTCGGGCCGGACCGCCGGCTGAGCCTGATGCGGCCGTTGGCGGTGCTCTCCCCGCTGGCCCTGGTGCCCGCCCTGCTCGACCCGCCGCCGCTGGTGGTGGCGCTGCTCGCCGCCGCCTGCGGGTTCGCCGTCGCCGGCATGCTGCCGGTGGCCAACGGGCTCTTCGTCCGGGCGCTGCCCGACGGCTTCCGGGCCCGCGCCTTCGGCGTGATGGCGACCGGCGTCCAGGTCATCCAGGGCCTGGCCGTCCTGGTCACCGGGCTGCTGGCCGAGCGATACTCCATCCCGCTCGTGGTCGGGGTGTGGAGCGCCGTCGGGGTGCTGCTGATGACGCTCGCCGCCCTGCGCTGGCCGAGCCGGTCGGCGATCGACGCGGCCATCGAGGCGGCCCAGCAGGCGGGCGGAGCGGCCCAGCAGGCGGGCGCGGTGGCCCCCCGGCAGGCGGACGGGGCGACCGGTCCCGCCACGCCGGCGGGCGCGCAGGAGCGGTCCGGCGGGCCGGCGGACCGCTGGGCGGTCGCCCCGGCGAAGCGGGACAGCGGCGGCACACGGTGA
- a CDS encoding YbjN domain-containing protein, whose amino-acid sequence MPWWSWRPGPANGGGDSERRSGITVESTVRVGPPTPRQPADDCPPTERAVIADMSATVEPVTLRRVCDALDRLDVRYLADGDGNLLAMWERHAVLVTLEGPEDEILVMRARPHATVPPDWADRAYRVVNEWNHTRRFCKAYVGDPTERGQLPIYAELQVPFGAGAHDALLVEMLDCGAAVATSFVDWLHDEGALL is encoded by the coding sequence ATGCCGTGGTGGTCATGGCGCCCCGGTCCCGCCAACGGCGGCGGCGACTCGGAAAGGCGGAGCGGGATCACAGTGGAGAGCACCGTCCGGGTCGGACCACCGACCCCCCGTCAGCCGGCAGACGACTGCCCGCCGACGGAGCGAGCCGTGATCGCGGACATGTCCGCCACGGTCGAACCGGTAACCCTGCGCCGGGTATGCGACGCACTCGACAGGCTCGACGTGCGCTACCTGGCCGACGGCGACGGCAACCTGCTGGCCATGTGGGAGCGGCACGCCGTGCTGGTCACACTGGAGGGTCCGGAGGACGAGATCCTGGTGATGCGGGCCCGTCCACACGCGACGGTGCCGCCGGACTGGGCCGACCGCGCCTACCGCGTGGTCAACGAGTGGAACCACACCCGCCGCTTCTGCAAGGCCTATGTCGGAGACCCGACCGAGCGCGGCCAGTTGCCGATCTACGCGGAGTTGCAGGTGCCCTTCGGCGCCGGGGCACACGACGCGCTGCTGGTCGAGATGCTCGACTGCGGCGCGGCGGTCGCCACCAGCTTCGTGGACTGGCTGCACGACGAGGGCGCCCTGCTCTGA
- a CDS encoding thioesterase family protein has translation MADRFVYHCTLRWSDLDAYGHINNSRFLTLYEEARVALMFAGGRAWGVGSFADGVVISRHEIDYLRPVEYALGRATAEAAPTVRIELWVEEIRGASFTVAYELFDGEVLASRARSVLVPFDLTRQRPRRITPEERTFLLTYAPQGPVA, from the coding sequence GTGGCGGACCGTTTCGTCTACCACTGCACCCTGCGGTGGTCCGACCTCGACGCGTACGGCCACATCAACAACTCGCGCTTCCTCACCCTCTACGAGGAGGCGCGGGTGGCGTTGATGTTCGCCGGCGGCCGGGCGTGGGGAGTGGGCTCGTTCGCCGACGGCGTCGTGATCAGTCGGCACGAGATCGACTACCTGCGCCCGGTCGAGTACGCACTCGGCCGGGCCACCGCCGAGGCCGCCCCCACCGTGCGCATCGAGCTGTGGGTGGAGGAGATCCGAGGCGCGTCGTTCACCGTCGCCTACGAACTCTTCGACGGCGAGGTGCTGGCCAGCCGCGCCCGTTCGGTGCTGGTGCCGTTCGACCTGACCCGGCAGCGGCCCCGGCGGATCACCCCGGAGGAGCGGACGTTCCTGCTCACGTACGCGCCGCAGGGGCCGGTGGCGTGA
- the ettA gene encoding energy-dependent translational throttle protein EttA, with protein MAQYIYVLEKARKAHGDKVVLDNVTLSFLPGAKIGVVGPNGAGKSSLLKIMAGLDRPSNGEARLMPGYTVGLLAQEPPLNDAKTVLGNVEEAVAETKAKLERFNKIAEQMATDYSDELMEEMGKLQEELDHADAWDIDSKLELAMDALRCPPPDADVTQLSGGERRRVALCKLLLEAPDLLLLDEPTNHLDAESVSWLEQHLAKYAGTVMAITHDRYFLDNVAGWILELDRGRAVGYEGNYSTYLEKKAARLAVEGRRDAKMKKRLTEELEWVRSNAKARQTKSKARLDRYEEMATEAEKTRKLDFEEIQIPPGPRLGNTVIEAHGLTKGFGDRVLIDNLSFSLPRNGIVGIIGPNGVGKTTLFKTIVGLEQPTSGDVRVGETVSLSYVDQNRQGLAGDKTVWEVVSDGLDHLMVGKVEMPSRAYIAAFGFKGPDQQKPTKVLSGGERNRLNLALTLKIGGNVILLDEPTNDLDVETLSSLENALLEFPGCAVVISHDRMFLDRVATHILAWEGDDENPAKWFWFEGNFEAYEKNKVDRLGAEAARPHRVTYRKLTRD; from the coding sequence GTGGCCCAGTACATCTACGTCCTGGAAAAGGCGCGCAAGGCGCACGGCGACAAGGTCGTGCTCGACAACGTGACGCTGAGCTTCCTCCCGGGGGCCAAGATCGGTGTGGTCGGCCCGAACGGCGCCGGTAAGTCCAGCCTCCTCAAGATCATGGCAGGCCTGGACCGGCCGAGCAACGGCGAGGCCCGGCTGATGCCCGGCTACACCGTCGGCCTGCTCGCCCAGGAGCCCCCGCTCAACGACGCCAAGACCGTGCTCGGCAACGTCGAGGAGGCGGTCGCCGAGACCAAGGCCAAGCTGGAGCGGTTCAACAAGATCGCCGAGCAGATGGCGACCGACTACTCCGACGAGCTGATGGAGGAGATGGGCAAGCTCCAGGAGGAGCTGGACCACGCCGACGCGTGGGACATCGACTCCAAGCTCGAACTGGCGATGGACGCGCTGCGCTGCCCGCCCCCGGACGCCGACGTCACCCAGCTCTCCGGGGGCGAGCGGCGCCGGGTCGCGCTGTGCAAGCTGCTGCTGGAGGCCCCCGACCTGCTGCTGCTCGACGAGCCCACCAACCACCTGGACGCGGAGAGCGTCTCCTGGCTGGAGCAGCACCTGGCCAAGTACGCGGGCACCGTCATGGCGATCACCCACGACCGGTACTTCCTGGACAACGTGGCCGGCTGGATTCTGGAGCTGGACCGCGGCCGGGCCGTCGGCTACGAGGGCAACTACTCCACCTACCTGGAGAAGAAGGCCGCCCGGCTGGCCGTCGAGGGCCGCCGCGACGCCAAGATGAAGAAGCGCCTCACCGAGGAACTGGAGTGGGTCCGCTCCAACGCCAAGGCGCGGCAGACCAAGTCCAAGGCCCGCCTCGACCGCTACGAGGAGATGGCCACCGAGGCGGAGAAGACCCGCAAGCTGGACTTCGAGGAGATCCAGATCCCGCCGGGCCCCCGCCTGGGCAACACGGTGATCGAGGCGCACGGCCTGACCAAGGGCTTCGGCGACCGGGTGCTCATCGACAACCTGTCCTTCTCGCTGCCCCGCAACGGCATCGTCGGCATCATCGGCCCGAACGGCGTCGGCAAGACCACCCTGTTCAAGACCATCGTCGGGCTGGAGCAGCCGACGAGCGGCGACGTCCGGGTCGGCGAGACGGTCTCGCTGTCGTACGTCGACCAGAACCGGCAGGGCCTGGCCGGGGACAAGACGGTCTGGGAGGTCGTCTCCGACGGGCTCGACCACCTGATGGTCGGCAAGGTCGAGATGCCGTCGCGGGCGTACATCGCCGCGTTCGGGTTCAAGGGGCCGGACCAGCAGAAGCCGACCAAGGTGCTCTCCGGCGGCGAGCGCAACCGGCTCAACCTCGCGCTGACGCTGAAGATCGGCGGCAACGTGATCCTGCTCGACGAGCCGACCAACGACCTCGACGTGGAGACCCTCTCCAGCCTGGAGAACGCGCTGCTGGAGTTCCCCGGCTGCGCCGTGGTCATCTCCCACGACCGGATGTTCCTCGACCGGGTCGCCACGCACATCCTGGCCTGGGAGGGCGACGACGAGAACCCGGCGAAGTGGTTCTGGTTCGAGGGCAACTTCGAGGCGTACGAGAAGAACAAGGTCGACCGGCTCGGCGCGGAGGCGGCCCGCCCGCACCGGGTGACCTACCGCAAGCTGACCCGCGACTGA
- a CDS encoding trehalose-6-phosphate synthase encodes MTVRSSFVVVANRLPVDEVSTPEGRQWRRSPGGLVTALHPVLAEHQGTWVGWAGGTGAAPEPFDLEGIRLHPVPLSAEELERYYEGQSNATIWPLYHDAVETPAYKRRWREAYRLVNARFAEAAAEVAAEGATVWVQDYQLQLVPAMLRELRPDLRIGFFLHIPFPPIELFMQMPFRTEILRGLLGADLVGFQQRLAAQNFVRLARHLLGLRYEGQMIQVDGRQVKAGAFPISIDTKEMERLAADPGIQARAKEIREELGNPKTIILGVDRLDYTKGIELRLKAFRELLADGKLTVPDAVMVQVATPSRERVEHYQALRVKVEREVGRINGEFGRVGVPAVHYLHQSYSRTELAAMYAAADVMMVTPLRDGMNLVAKEYVASRADQGGALVLSEFAGAATELRQAFLCNPHDPDAVKDALLRAVHVEKPEARRRMRTMQRHLRTHDVGHWAKSFLTELGVPQTEDA; translated from the coding sequence GTGACCGTCCGCAGCTCCTTTGTCGTAGTGGCGAACCGGCTACCCGTCGACGAGGTGAGCACACCTGAGGGACGGCAGTGGCGTCGCAGCCCCGGGGGGCTGGTGACCGCCCTGCACCCCGTGCTCGCCGAGCACCAGGGCACCTGGGTCGGCTGGGCCGGCGGCACCGGCGCCGCCCCCGAGCCCTTCGACCTGGAGGGCATCCGGCTGCACCCGGTACCGCTGAGCGCGGAGGAACTGGAGCGCTACTACGAGGGCCAGTCCAACGCGACGATCTGGCCGCTCTACCACGACGCGGTGGAGACGCCGGCCTACAAGCGCCGCTGGCGCGAGGCGTACCGCCTGGTCAACGCCCGCTTCGCGGAGGCCGCGGCGGAGGTCGCGGCCGAGGGGGCGACGGTCTGGGTGCAGGACTACCAGCTCCAGCTCGTCCCGGCGATGCTCCGCGAGCTGCGGCCCGACCTGCGGATCGGCTTCTTCCTGCACATCCCGTTCCCGCCCATCGAGCTGTTCATGCAGATGCCGTTCCGCACCGAGATCCTGCGCGGCCTGCTCGGCGCCGACCTGGTCGGGTTCCAGCAGCGCCTCGCCGCGCAGAACTTCGTCCGGCTGGCCCGGCACCTGCTCGGGCTGCGCTACGAGGGGCAGATGATCCAGGTCGACGGCCGCCAGGTGAAGGCCGGCGCGTTCCCGATCTCCATCGACACGAAGGAGATGGAGCGGCTGGCCGCCGACCCGGGCATCCAGGCCCGGGCGAAGGAGATCCGCGAGGAGCTGGGCAACCCGAAGACGATCATCCTGGGTGTCGACCGGCTGGACTACACCAAGGGCATCGAGTTGCGGCTGAAGGCCTTCCGCGAGCTGCTGGCTGACGGAAAGTTGACAGTTCCCGACGCGGTCATGGTGCAGGTCGCCACACCCAGCCGCGAGCGCGTGGAGCACTACCAGGCACTACGCGTGAAGGTGGAGCGGGAGGTCGGGCGCATCAACGGCGAGTTCGGCAGGGTCGGCGTGCCGGCAGTGCATTACCTGCATCAGTCGTACAGTCGCACTGAACTGGCCGCGATGTACGCCGCCGCCGACGTGATGATGGTGACCCCGCTGCGAGACGGAATGAACCTGGTAGCCAAGGAGTACGTCGCATCGCGCGCCGACCAGGGCGGTGCACTCGTGCTCAGCGAGTTCGCCGGCGCCGCCACCGAGCTGCGTCAGGCGTTCCTGTGTAACCCGCACGACCCTGACGCGGTCAAGGACGCCCTGCTGAGGGCCGTGCACGTCGAGAAGCCGGAGGCCCGCCGCAGAATGCGGACAATGCAACGCCACCTACGCACCCACGACGTGGGGCACTGGGCGAAGTCGTTCCTCACCGAGCTCGGTGTGCCTCAAACGGAGGACGCGTGA
- the otsB gene encoding trehalose-phosphatase: MDPELRAAIGRIARVPQLLIACDYDGTLAPIVEDPSKAVPLPESVAAVRALAALPQTTVAVVSGRALRDLAALSRLPSEVHLVGSHGSEFDIGFVERLSPELIAVRTRLRDALREIAAAHPGIRLERKPASVAVHTRGVAPEVAAAAIEAVRNGPATWDDVTVTQGKEVFELSVVATHKGTAVDQLRTQLSASAVLFIGDDVTDENAFGNLHGPDVGIKIGPGETQAGYRVAEPIEAARALGLLLETRRHWLFGERAVPIERHSMLANGRTVALLTPEAKVTWLCHPKPDSAAIFADLVGGSPAGHFSVAPERGGIPLGQRYRSGTMTVETRWSGLTVTDWLDKPARETTPDGPAVVTGDSTMVRVLTGSGRARLEFAPRPEFGQVAVQLQPIGDGLLVLGSNEPVALYSPGVEWQVTNDGGYETAKAVVDLSAAGGQVVLELRFGTHSLEHHRLPVHERQALAEQPWKDWVATLRLPSTARDLVVRSALTLRGLCHEATGSILAAATTSLPEELGGVRNWDYRYCWLRDAAMTARSLVDLGSIEEAEALLRWVDGCIERTGGHPERLHPLYTVDGYELGAEAVIDTLPGYAGSRPVRVGNLANHQLQLDVFGPIADLIAAVADARGSVREDEWRVLDNMVEAVRRRWHEPDHGIWEARLPPRHHIFSKVMCWMTVDRALHVMRQHGGEDRPEWVELRDRIGANVLEYGWHETVEAYSVAYGDEEMDASSLWIGLSGLLPGDDPRFLSTVLRIEADLRSGPVVYRYHWDDGLPGREGGFHICTAWLIEAYLRTGRRTDAEELFSQMVDTAGPTGLLPEQYDPMAERGLGNHPQAYSHLGLIRCALLLDNMLKQ; encoded by the coding sequence ATGGACCCGGAACTGCGCGCGGCCATCGGCCGGATCGCCCGGGTGCCCCAGCTTCTGATCGCCTGCGACTACGACGGCACCCTGGCGCCGATCGTGGAGGACCCGAGCAAGGCCGTGCCGCTGCCGGAGTCCGTGGCCGCCGTCCGGGCGCTGGCCGCCCTGCCCCAGACCACCGTGGCGGTGGTCTCCGGGCGGGCCCTGCGCGACCTGGCGGCGCTCTCCCGGCTGCCCAGCGAGGTCCACCTCGTCGGCAGCCACGGATCCGAGTTCGACATCGGCTTCGTCGAGCGGCTCTCCCCCGAGCTGATCGCGGTCCGCACCCGGCTGCGCGACGCGCTGCGCGAGATCGCCGCGGCCCACCCGGGCATCCGGCTGGAACGCAAGCCGGCGAGCGTCGCGGTGCACACCCGCGGGGTCGCCCCCGAGGTCGCGGCCGCCGCCATCGAGGCGGTCCGCAACGGCCCCGCCACCTGGGACGACGTCACGGTCACCCAGGGCAAGGAGGTCTTCGAGCTGTCGGTGGTCGCCACCCACAAGGGCACGGCCGTCGACCAGCTGCGCACCCAGCTCTCCGCCAGCGCGGTGCTCTTCATCGGCGACGACGTCACCGACGAGAACGCCTTCGGCAACCTGCACGGGCCGGACGTCGGCATCAAGATCGGCCCTGGCGAGACCCAGGCCGGCTACCGGGTCGCCGAGCCGATCGAGGCCGCCCGCGCCCTCGGCCTGCTGCTGGAGACCCGCCGGCACTGGCTCTTCGGCGAGCGGGCGGTGCCGATCGAGCGGCACTCGATGCTGGCCAACGGGCGGACCGTGGCCCTGCTCACGCCCGAGGCCAAGGTCACCTGGCTCTGCCACCCCAAGCCGGACTCGGCGGCGATCTTCGCCGACCTGGTCGGCGGCAGCCCGGCCGGGCACTTCAGCGTCGCGCCGGAGCGCGGGGGCATCCCGCTCGGCCAGCGCTACCGCTCGGGCACGATGACCGTCGAGACCCGGTGGTCGGGCCTGACCGTCACCGACTGGCTGGACAAGCCCGCCAGGGAGACCACGCCCGACGGCCCGGCCGTCGTCACCGGCGACTCGACCATGGTCCGGGTGCTCACCGGCTCGGGCCGGGCCCGGCTGGAGTTCGCGCCCCGGCCCGAGTTCGGCCAGGTCGCGGTGCAGTTGCAGCCGATCGGCGACGGCCTGCTGGTGCTCGGCTCCAACGAGCCGGTCGCGCTCTACTCGCCCGGGGTCGAGTGGCAGGTCACCAACGACGGCGGCTACGAGACGGCCAAGGCGGTCGTCGACCTCTCCGCCGCCGGCGGGCAGGTCGTGCTGGAGCTGCGCTTCGGCACGCACAGCCTGGAGCACCACCGGCTGCCGGTCCACGAGCGGCAGGCCCTGGCCGAGCAGCCCTGGAAGGACTGGGTGGCCACCCTGCGGCTGCCGAGCACCGCCCGGGACCTGGTGGTCCGCAGCGCGCTGACCCTGCGCGGGCTCTGCCACGAGGCCACCGGCTCGATCCTGGCCGCCGCGACCACCTCGCTGCCGGAGGAGCTGGGCGGGGTCCGCAACTGGGACTACCGCTACTGCTGGCTGCGGGACGCGGCGATGACCGCGCGGTCTCTGGTCGACCTGGGCTCGATCGAGGAGGCCGAGGCGCTGCTGCGGTGGGTCGACGGGTGCATCGAGCGCACCGGCGGGCACCCGGAGCGGCTGCACCCGCTCTACACGGTGGACGGCTACGAGCTGGGCGCCGAGGCCGTCATCGACACCCTGCCCGGTTACGCCGGCTCCCGGCCGGTCCGGGTCGGCAACCTCGCCAACCACCAGCTCCAGCTCGACGTCTTCGGCCCGATCGCGGACCTCATCGCGGCCGTGGCCGACGCGCGCGGCTCCGTCCGCGAGGACGAGTGGCGGGTGCTCGACAACATGGTCGAGGCGGTCCGCCGCCGCTGGCACGAGCCTGACCACGGCATCTGGGAGGCCCGCCTCCCCCCGCGGCACCACATCTTCTCGAAGGTGATGTGCTGGATGACCGTCGACCGGGCACTGCACGTGATGCGCCAGCACGGCGGCGAGGACCGGCCGGAGTGGGTGGAGCTGCGCGACCGCATCGGCGCCAACGTGCTGGAGTACGGCTGGCACGAGACCGTCGAGGCCTACAGCGTGGCGTACGGGGACGAGGAGATGGACGCCTCGTCGCTGTGGATCGGGCTCTCCGGCCTGCTCCCCGGCGACGACCCGCGCTTCCTCTCCACCGTCCTGCGGATCGAGGCGGATCTGCGCAGCGGCCCGGTCGTCTACCGCTACCACTGGGACGACGGCCTGCCCGGGCGCGAGGGCGGCTTCCACATCTGCACGGCGTGGCTCATCGAGGCGTACCTGCGCACCGGGCGGCGTACCGACGCCGAGGAGCTGTTCTCGCAGATGGTGGACACCGCCGGCCCGACCGGCCTGCTGCCCGAGCAGTACGACCCGATGGCCGAGCGCGGGCTGGGCAACCACCCGCAGGCCTACAGCCACCTGGGCCTGATCCGCTGCGCCCTGCTGCTGGACAACATGCTCAAGCAGTGA